Proteins from one Agelaius phoeniceus isolate bAgePho1 chromosome 10, bAgePho1.hap1, whole genome shotgun sequence genomic window:
- the COMMD2 gene encoding COMM domain-containing protein 2, with the protein MLLVLSVEHRAHLGCLPRAGDAAVGELGRLALEQLRRGAAPRACESAARKLNISVDIIQHGVEGLVYLLTESSKLMISEADFQDSINVLGFSDELNKSLVQLYLDNRKEIRSILGELAPRLPSYHSLEWRLDVQLASRSLRQQIKPAVTMKLHLNENEDRTAQVLQTDPATLLHLIQQLEQALGEMKMNHCRRIVRNMK; encoded by the exons atgctgctggtgctgtcGGTGGAGCACCGAGCTCACCTGGGCTGTTTGCCGCGGGCCGGCGACGCAG CCGTCGGCGAGCTGGGGCGCCTGGCGCTGGAGCAgctgcggcggggagcggcaCCGCGGGCCTGCGAGTCCGCCGCCA GAAAGCTGAACATTAGCGTTGACATCATTCAGCACGGGGTAGAAGGACTAGTGTATCTTCTTACTGAGAGTTCCAAGCTTATG ATTTCTGAGGCTGACTTCCAAGATTCCATTAATGTTTTGGGATTCTCAGATGAATTGAACAAATCCTTGGTCCAGCTGTACCTTGACAACAGGAAAGAGATCAGGAGCATTCTCGGAGAGCTGGCACCAAGGCTTCCCAGCTACCACAGTCTGGAGTGGAGACTGGATGTACAG CTTGCAAGCAGAAGTTTGAGACAACAGATCAAGCCTGCTGTGACTATGAAGCTACATCTTAATGAAAATGAAGATCGAACTGCCCAGGTGTTGCAAACTGACCCTGCGACCCTTCTTCACCTTatccagcagctggagcaggcgTTGGGGGAGATGAAGATGAACCACTGCAGAAGAATAGTGCGCAACATGAAATAA
- the PFN2 gene encoding profilin-2 isoform X2 yields MAGWQSYVDNLMCDGCCQEAAIVGYCDAKYVWAATAGGIFQSITPGEIDMVVGKDREGFFTNGLTLGAKKCSVIRDSLYVDGDCTMDIRTKSQGGEPTYNVAVGRAGRALVIVMGKEGVHGGTLNKKAYELALYLRRSDV; encoded by the exons ATGGCCGGCTGGCAGAGCTACGTGGACAACCTGATGTGCGatggctgctgccaggaggcCGCCATTGTGGGCTACTGCGACGCCAAGTACGTCTGGGCAGCCACGGCCGGCGGCATCTTCCAGAGCATCACG CCAGGAGAAATAGATATGGTTGTAGGAAAAGACCGAGAGGGTTTCTTCACCAATGGTCTGACCCTTGGTGCAAAGAAGTGCTCTGTGATCAGAGATAGCCTGTATGTCGATGGTGACTGCACAATGGACATCAGGACAAAGAGTCAAGGTGGTGAGCCGACATATAATGTTGCTGTAGGCAGAGCTGGACGAG CATTGGTTATAGTCATGGGAAAGGAAGGTGTCCATGGAGGGACACTCAACAAGAAAGCATATGAACTGGCTTTATACCTGAGGAGGTCTGATGTCTGA
- the RNF13 gene encoding E3 ubiquitin-protein ligase RNF13: MLLSIGMLMLSATQIYTIVTVQLFAFLNLLPVEADILAYNLENGTQTFDDLPARFGYRLPAEGLKGFLINSKPENACEPIAPPPLRDNSSGAFIVLIRRLECNFDVKVLNAQRAGYKAAIVHNVDSDDLISMGSNDIEILKKIDIPSVFIGETSANSLKEEFTYEKGGHVVLIPEFSLPLEYYLIPFLIIVGICLILIVIFMITKFVQDRHRARRNRLRKDQLKKLPVHKFKKGDEYDVCAICLDEYEDGDKLRILPCSHAYHCKCVDPWLTKTKKTCPVCKQKVVPSQGDSDSETDSSQEENEVSENTPLLRPLASVSTQSFGALSESHSHQNMTESSEYEEDDNDNVDSSDAENGMNEESVVVQLQPSEDREYRVANTV; encoded by the exons ATGCTGTTATCAATAGGAATGCTGATGTTGTCTGCCACTCAGATATACACTATTGTGACTGTGCAGTTGTTTGCCTTCCTGAATCTTTTACCTGTGGAGGCAGATATTTTAGCA tATAACCTTGAAAATGGAACCCAGACATTTGATGATCTACCTGCTAGATTTGGCTACAGACTGCCAGCAGAAGGCTTGAAG GGATTTCTAATAAATTCCAAACCAGAGAATGCATGTGAACCTATAGCCCCACCTCCACTGAGAGACAACTCCTCTGGTGCTTTTATTGTGTTAATCCGAAGGCTGGAGTGCAACTTTGATGTCAAG GTCTTAAATGCCCAGAGGGCCGGATACAAGGCAGCTATAGTTCACAATGTTGATTCTGATGACCTCATAAGCATGGGATCCAACGACA TTGAGATTTTAAAGAAGATTGACATTCCTTCTGTCTTTATTGGTGAGACATCAGCTAATTCTCTTAAAGAGGAGTTTACTTATGAAAAAGG TGGCCACGTTGTGTTAATCCCAGAGTTCAGTCTTCCTTTGGAGTACTACTTAATCCCTTTCCTAATAATAGTAGGGATCTGTCTTATTCTCATCGTCATATTTATG ATAACAAAATTTGTTCAGGACAGACACAGAGCAAGAAGGAATCGGCTTAGGAAGGATCAGCTTAAGAAACTTCCTGTACATAAGTTTAAGAAAG GAGATGAATATGATGTGTGTGCCATTTGTCTGGATGAATATGAGGATGGAGACAAGCTCAGGATCCTTCCGTGCTCTCATG CATATCACTGCAAGTGTGTGGACCCATGGctgacaaaaacaaaaaaaacctgtcCTGTGTGTAAGCAGAAAGTGGTCCCTTCCCAGGGGGACTCTGACTCGGAGACAGACAGCAGCCAAGAGGAGAATGAAGTGTCTGAGAACACTCCTctgctcaggcctttggcctcggTCAGCACACAGTCCTTCGGGGCTCTGTCAGAGTCCCATTCCCATCAGAACATGACCGAGTCCTCAGAGTATGAGGAGGATGACAATGACAATGTTGATAGCAGTGATGCGGAAAATGGGATGAATGAAGAAAGTGTAGTGGTTCAGCTGCAGCCCAGTGAGGACAGGGAGTACAGAGTGGCAAACACTGTCTGA
- the PFN2 gene encoding profilin-2 isoform X1 produces the protein MAGWQSYVDNLMCDGCCQEAAIVGYCDAKYVWAATAGGIFQSITPGEIDMVVGKDREGFFTNGLTLGAKKCSVIRDSLYVDGDCTMDIRTKSQGGEPTYNVAVGRAGRVLVFVMGKEGVHGGGLNKKAYSMAKYLRDSGF, from the exons ATGGCCGGCTGGCAGAGCTACGTGGACAACCTGATGTGCGatggctgctgccaggaggcCGCCATTGTGGGCTACTGCGACGCCAAGTACGTCTGGGCAGCCACGGCCGGCGGCATCTTCCAGAGCATCACG CCAGGAGAAATAGATATGGTTGTAGGAAAAGACCGAGAGGGTTTCTTCACCAATGGTCTGACCCTTGGTGCAAAGAAGTGCTCTGTGATCAGAGATAGCCTGTATGTCGATGGTGACTGCACAATGGACATCAGGACAAAGAGTCAAGGTGGTGAGCCGACATATAATGTTGCTGTAGGCAGAGCTGGACGAG tcTTGGTCTTTGTAATGGGCAAAGAAGGGGTCCATGGAGGCGGATTGAATAAGAAGGCATACTCAATGGCAAAATACTTGAGAGACTCTGGGTTCTAG